The Methylomicrobium lacus LW14 genome window below encodes:
- a CDS encoding lipase family protein: MTQIHPILAKQRDSLTHQPANSGFNDEEAKKMIEFCIELNDQDSRIDPRNAGNPEFIANLDGCAKVYDSRDGLGENPNDNGFGVFENAWLLYKYTANPGHYVLAIRGTIGQAKSILDDVLATTIAANAGIEFPKNRILPVTFAATPGAEVHLGFAYAAFTLLFDKQRGILKQLSDNVPAGVHLTITGHSQGAAIATLVHAFLHYALTDPSDRYGLNAKALQLKSYLFAQPKPGNAQFGIDFARIAGSRGAAFVINNHLDPVTKVPLTNQTLAEAVYDTLAESAMQGMGAKRAVIKGLGGLSRVIFKTRNQIAEWVGNKTAKLYHQHEMDQIDTHYFDDLPPIADTPVNSLNYSVCGTLVPLFGVFDGGDLYPPAQPGEVDFLLQHHATTYRKLMQQV, encoded by the coding sequence ATGACTCAAATCCATCCTATCCTGGCAAAACAACGCGACAGCTTGACCCATCAACCCGCGAACAGCGGCTTTAATGACGAGGAGGCAAAAAAGATGATCGAATTCTGCATCGAACTGAACGATCAGGACAGCAGAATCGATCCCAGAAATGCCGGTAACCCCGAGTTCATCGCCAACCTTGACGGTTGCGCAAAGGTCTATGACAGCCGCGACGGCCTCGGCGAGAATCCGAACGACAACGGCTTCGGGGTTTTCGAGAATGCCTGGCTTTTGTATAAATACACGGCGAATCCGGGGCATTATGTGCTGGCGATTCGCGGCACGATAGGCCAGGCCAAGAGCATTCTGGACGATGTCTTGGCGACGACGATAGCGGCCAATGCCGGCATCGAGTTTCCTAAAAACAGGATATTGCCGGTCACTTTCGCGGCGACGCCGGGCGCGGAAGTGCATCTGGGTTTCGCCTATGCGGCATTCACGCTGCTGTTCGACAAGCAAAGAGGCATCCTGAAGCAGTTGTCGGACAACGTGCCGGCGGGCGTGCACTTGACGATAACCGGACACAGCCAGGGCGCGGCGATCGCAACCCTGGTGCACGCGTTTTTGCATTACGCGCTCACCGACCCTAGCGACAGGTACGGTCTGAATGCGAAAGCGCTGCAACTGAAATCGTATCTTTTCGCTCAGCCCAAGCCGGGCAATGCCCAATTCGGGATCGACTTTGCGCGTATCGCAGGCAGCCGGGGCGCGGCTTTCGTGATCAACAACCATCTCGATCCGGTCACGAAGGTGCCGTTAACGAACCAGACCTTAGCCGAGGCGGTTTATGATACGCTCGCAGAAAGCGCGATGCAGGGGATGGGCGCCAAGAGGGCGGTGATCAAAGGGCTGGGAGGCCTCTCGCGTGTCATCTTCAAGACGCGCAATCAAATTGCCGAATGGGTCGGAAACAAGACTGCGAAACTGTACCATCAACACGAGATGGACCAGATCGATACGCATTATTTCGATGATTTGCCGCCGATTGCCGATACGCCGGTCAATTCGTTGAATTATTCGGTGTGCGGGACTTTGGTTCCGCTCTTCGGTGTTTTCGATGGCGGCGATCTTTATCCCCCGGCGCAGCCGGGAGAAGTCGATTTTCTGCTGCAGCATCATGCCACGACGTATCGGAAACTGATGCAGCAGGTGTAA
- a CDS encoding F0F1 ATP synthase subunit gamma translates to MSQRREIETRLALYEDLSGILGAMRSFALAELRKVGKREATQQQLVQNLSAALNDVTFALPPREKPDYDVWLLFGSVRGFCGSFNEDVLRCWQENADQQQPVILIGERLYDLLPVNPMIERVAGANGGLDAAATIERILPAIAELRQQHRGAPGLIACFRDEHGARSQRLLPAANERPAAAGYPPDIFASPVETAAGIAEHYLFHQLLAILLRSIRVENHMRLMQMENALSHLDEGGDELMRQRNRLRQEEIVEEIELMTSGKTIAL, encoded by the coding sequence ATGAGCCAGCGGCGTGAAATAGAAACCCGCCTGGCCTTGTATGAAGACCTGTCGGGTATCCTCGGCGCGATGCGCAGTTTTGCGCTGGCCGAATTGCGCAAGGTCGGCAAACGCGAGGCCACCCAGCAGCAGCTCGTGCAAAATCTGAGCGCAGCGCTGAACGATGTCACGTTCGCCCTGCCCCCGCGTGAAAAACCTGATTACGACGTCTGGCTGCTGTTCGGTTCGGTGCGGGGATTTTGCGGCAGTTTCAACGAAGATGTGCTGCGCTGCTGGCAGGAAAACGCGGATCAACAGCAGCCCGTGATCCTGATCGGCGAACGTCTCTACGATTTGCTGCCGGTAAACCCGATGATCGAACGCGTGGCAGGTGCGAATGGCGGGCTCGATGCCGCCGCCACGATCGAGAGGATACTGCCGGCGATCGCCGAGTTGCGGCAACAACACCGAGGCGCGCCGGGATTGATCGCCTGTTTTCGCGACGAACACGGCGCGCGCAGCCAGCGCCTGTTGCCGGCGGCAAACGAGCGTCCTGCCGCAGCCGGCTACCCGCCCGATATTTTCGCCTCGCCCGTCGAAACTGCCGCCGGCATCGCCGAGCATTATTTATTCCACCAGCTGCTGGCGATCTTGTTGCGCTCGATCCGTGTCGAAAATCACATGCGTCTGATGCAAATGGAGAATGCGCTCAGCCATCTCGACGAAGGCGGCGACGAATTGATGCGGCAGCGCAACCGCTTGCGCCAGGAAGAAATCGTCGAAGAGATTGAATTGATGACCAGCGGCAAAACGATAGCCCTATGA
- a CDS encoding F0F1 ATP synthase subunit alpha has translation MNWRFLNGKPIMPDKLAAVNLQDYRFGLRLSERGSVAGIGDGIALIRGLPTARLDELISFDDGSTGLVFQLAKDMLGAILLSQSQGVTAGMSVQHTGRKLEIGVGEVLLGRVVDPLGKPLDGLPDPDFSQFNPLEAAAPPIIERDFVKDPLYTGNKIVDALIPIGKGQRQLIIGDDGTGKSTLALDAVINQKGRDVRCIFVLIGQPRSSVAGTIETLRAAGALDYTVVVVAEANALPGFRYLAPFAGCAIAEHWMRLGRDTLVVYDDLTRHAQSYRELSLLLQRPPGREAYPGDIFYLHSRLLERSTVLGLSSGGGSMTALPIIETRQGELSAYIPTNLISITDGQIYFESKLFAAGFLPAIDIGRSVSRIGGKAQHEAIKAASARIRLDYLQFLELELFARFGARLEAGVEEKLRHGRLLREILKQDRLEPLSEQAHLAWLLAYGEGLLNGIPPEQAAKRLHRVFEQLPDSGLKLETPKPKWLVKLKSWLSEAHEPAA, from the coding sequence ATGAACTGGCGTTTTTTAAACGGCAAACCGATCATGCCCGATAAATTAGCCGCCGTGAACTTACAGGATTACCGCTTCGGCCTGAGGCTCAGCGAAAGAGGCAGCGTTGCCGGCATCGGCGACGGCATCGCCTTGATTCGCGGCCTGCCGACCGCGCGGCTCGACGAGCTGATCAGCTTCGACGACGGCAGCACCGGCCTGGTGTTCCAACTCGCCAAGGACATGCTCGGCGCGATTCTGCTGTCGCAGTCGCAGGGCGTCACCGCCGGCATGTCGGTACAGCATACGGGCCGAAAGCTCGAAATCGGCGTCGGCGAAGTCTTATTGGGCCGTGTGGTCGATCCCTTGGGGAAACCGTTGGACGGCTTGCCCGATCCCGACTTCAGTCAGTTCAATCCGCTCGAAGCCGCCGCCCCGCCGATCATCGAACGCGATTTCGTAAAAGACCCTTTATATACCGGCAACAAAATCGTCGATGCGCTGATACCGATCGGCAAAGGCCAGCGCCAGCTGATCATCGGCGACGACGGCACCGGCAAAAGCACGCTCGCGCTCGATGCGGTGATCAATCAGAAGGGCCGCGACGTACGCTGCATATTCGTGCTGATCGGGCAGCCCCGCTCCTCGGTCGCCGGCACGATCGAGACCCTGCGCGCGGCCGGCGCGCTCGACTATACCGTCGTGGTGGTCGCCGAAGCGAACGCGCTGCCCGGTTTCCGCTATTTGGCCCCGTTCGCCGGTTGCGCGATCGCCGAACACTGGATGCGCCTCGGCCGCGATACGCTGGTCGTTTACGACGATCTGACCCGCCATGCGCAATCGTACCGCGAACTGTCGCTGCTGCTGCAACGGCCGCCCGGACGCGAGGCCTATCCCGGCGATATTTTTTACCTGCATTCGCGCCTGCTCGAACGCTCGACCGTGCTGGGCCTGTCTTCCGGCGGCGGCAGCATGACCGCGCTGCCGATCATCGAAACCCGGCAGGGGGAACTGTCCGCCTACATTCCGACCAATTTAATTTCGATCACCGACGGCCAGATTTATTTCGAAAGCAAACTGTTCGCAGCCGGCTTCCTGCCCGCGATCGACATCGGCCGCTCGGTGTCGCGGATCGGCGGCAAAGCGCAGCATGAGGCGATCAAGGCGGCATCCGCGCGGATTCGCCTGGATTATCTGCAATTTCTGGAACTCGAATTGTTTGCCCGTTTCGGTGCCAGACTCGAAGCCGGCGTCGAGGAAAAACTCCGGCACGGACGCCTGCTGCGCGAAATATTGAAACAGGACCGGCTCGAACCGTTGTCCGAACAGGCGCATCTGGCCTGGCTGTTGGCCTACGGCGAAGGCTTGCTGAATGGGATCCCGCCGGAACAGGCCGCCAAACGCTTGCATCGGGTCTTCGAACAATTGCCGGATTCCGGTCTGAAGCTCGAAACCCCCAAACCGAAATGGCTGGTCAAACTGAAATCCTGGTTGAGCGAAGCGCATGAGCCAGCGGCGTGA
- a CDS encoding F0F1 ATP synthase subunit delta, which produces MQLDWTTFILEILNFLVLIWILQRFLYRPVLDLLVARQQKIGEQSAQAQAMRDEAETLRRQYESRLADWRQECENSRRQLTEELALLKTQEMANIKQALAGEEEKMQVRNATLLAAREAELLRSATGQAYDEAAAMLKRLASKELTERIAGLFLEDLAALPENERGALSKAGKALPENASMTVVSAHPLDPTLRAAIETGLSAAAGKTLQAAFTEDPMLIAGLCAIVGECQLHVNLADELAFFKRQTDHAR; this is translated from the coding sequence ATGCAACTCGACTGGACGACATTCATCCTCGAAATCCTGAACTTCCTGGTCTTGATTTGGATTCTGCAACGTTTCCTCTATCGGCCGGTGCTGGACTTGCTCGTCGCCCGTCAGCAAAAAATCGGCGAGCAAAGCGCGCAAGCCCAGGCGATGCGCGACGAAGCCGAGACGCTGCGCCGGCAATATGAATCGCGTCTGGCCGACTGGCGTCAGGAATGCGAAAACAGCCGCCGGCAATTGACCGAAGAATTGGCGCTGCTGAAAACCCAGGAAATGGCCAACATCAAACAAGCCTTGGCCGGCGAAGAAGAAAAAATGCAGGTGCGCAATGCGACCTTGCTGGCCGCGCGTGAAGCGGAATTACTGCGCTCGGCGACCGGCCAGGCCTACGACGAGGCGGCGGCGATGCTGAAGCGCCTGGCATCTAAAGAGCTGACCGAGCGCATCGCCGGCTTGTTTCTGGAAGATTTGGCGGCGCTGCCGGAAAACGAGCGCGGCGCGCTGAGCAAAGCCGGCAAAGCGCTGCCGGAAAACGCTTCGATGACGGTCGTTTCGGCGCATCCTTTAGATCCAACGCTCCGCGCCGCGATCGAAACCGGACTGAGCGCGGCCGCAGGGAAAACCTTACAGGCGGCCTTTACGGAAGATCCTATGTTGATCGCGGGCCTGTGCGCGATCGTCGGCGAATGCCAGCTGCATGTGAATCTGGCCGATGAACTGGCGTTTTTTAAACGGCAAACCGATCATGCCCGATAA
- the atpE gene encoding ATP synthase F0 subunit C, producing the protein MNDLHLFSTLSTAVAGIVIALGTMLPAIAMGRAIASALEALARQPEAEKTITRTLFIGLAMIESLAIYCLVIALIILFRNPLLEYFLK; encoded by the coding sequence ATGAACGACCTGCATTTATTCAGCACGCTGTCGACCGCCGTCGCCGGCATCGTCATCGCGCTCGGCACCATGCTGCCCGCGATTGCGATGGGCCGTGCGATCGCCAGCGCGCTGGAAGCCCTGGCGCGCCAGCCCGAAGCCGAAAAAACGATCACCCGCACCCTGTTCATCGGCCTCGCGATGATCGAATCGCTGGCGATCTACTGTCTGGTCATTGCGCTGATCATCCTGTTCCGCAATCCTTTGCTCGAATATTTCCTGAAATAA
- a CDS encoding F0F1 ATP synthase subunit A has protein sequence MNHSELGAEIVWQIGPFGITSTVVTTWGIMLVFTLLALLGHLTLRAAPGRLQTAIEAVLIAIEGALTEVLPPTAVRQVLPFVGTLWLFVLAANLTGLIPGLHAPTRDLSATAALAVLVFLASHWYGIRGRGLKNHLRHYTEPSVILLPFHIISEITRTLALAIRLFGNMMSLEMAALLVLLIAGFLVPVPLLMLHVIEAVVQAYIFGMLALIYIAGALEPGESETNSPSSEEKS, from the coding sequence ATGAATCATTCGGAACTCGGCGCCGAGATCGTCTGGCAAATCGGTCCCTTCGGCATCACCAGCACGGTCGTGACGACCTGGGGCATCATGCTGGTGTTTACGCTGCTGGCGCTCCTCGGGCATCTGACCTTGCGCGCCGCCCCCGGCCGCCTGCAAACCGCGATCGAGGCGGTTCTGATCGCGATCGAGGGCGCGCTGACGGAAGTGTTGCCGCCAACTGCTGTGCGCCAGGTGTTGCCTTTTGTCGGCACGTTGTGGCTGTTCGTGCTGGCCGCGAATCTGACCGGGCTGATTCCGGGCCTGCATGCGCCGACCCGTGATCTGTCCGCAACCGCGGCGCTGGCAGTGTTGGTGTTTCTGGCAAGCCACTGGTACGGCATTCGCGGACGCGGCCTCAAAAACCACTTGCGGCATTACACCGAACCGAGCGTGATCCTGCTGCCCTTCCATATCATCAGCGAAATCACCCGCACCCTGGCGCTGGCGATCCGTCTGTTCGGCAACATGATGAGCCTGGAGATGGCGGCCCTCCTGGTGCTGTTGATCGCGGGCTTCCTGGTGCCGGTGCCGCTGTTGATGCTGCATGTGATCGAGGCGGTCGTGCAGGCCTACATTTTCGGCATGCTGGCCCTGATCTATATTGCCGGCGCGCTGGAGCCCGGCGAATCCGAAACGAATTCACCATCTTCCGAGGAAAAATCATGA